ACATCAACTTGACTTTCTTTTACAAATTTATAAGATTCCACAACAGGCTTACCTAAATCTAATTCATTTTTGACATCGTAATCCGAAATTTCAAGTCCGTCATACTTGTTTTCTAATCGCTCAATAAAATCATCACGATCAACATCTACAAAACGCTCTCTAAACGACAATGCTTTATGGCTTTTTCTTATACTCCTGTATCCACCAGATAAATCTCCATTTTCCGATAAACTAGCCATAAAAAAAACGGTGTTTTCTGAGATTTCTTCAGGGTATAAATCTATTAAAGTAGAACCACCAGCTTCTGCTATAACACGTCCTTGCCAATTTAGTGTTCTAAAAGGTAAAACATTAGGAATACTAAACTTACTTGTAGCATCCAAGAGCATATTACCCTCTATAAATTTCACATAACTCACTACATAATTATAGCCTTCTAATGTTGGAAATAATGGAACACCATGTTCCCTAGTGCTTACTAAAACGGGGTAAGCTCTAAGCCCGGCATATTGCAACATAGCGGTAAGCATTAAATTAATTTCGGCAACATTACCCACATGCTCTTTATATGCTTTCCTAACACCATCATCCGTCCCATAACCATAATAACCATTCCATTTCACTTTGTTTTTTACAAAATTAAATATTAACGCCGCACGTTGTAATGGATCGGAAACTGTTGCTATTAGTGCATCAATATCATCTTCAAAATAACCATTTTTATTTAATTCGGGGCCAAAGTTTGAGTTGTCGTAAATAGTTTTTACTACATCGGACCAGGATGTGGTGTATGACTTTATAGGCGCATCTGGATACTTAGTGTAAGATAGCTCGTATTTTACTGAAGACCTATAATTATCAATGTTATTAACATAAGGTTCATCCTTTAGAGCCGGTACATTCTCTATATCGTATTCTGTAATATGCTTCGTAAAGTTTAAATTTTCTGAATAAAACGATCTATCTTCTGTTCTTCCCGTAAATGTTATTTTATCTGACTGAGCAGTTTTTTTAGGCACAATCCCCAAATACCCTCTTACGTTCACTTTGAAGCTAAAGTATTCTGGAGCCTCAAATCTAGCTTCTATCTTTTTAATAGGAATATCATGTTGAAATACAAATTCGTCTACATTATATATAAATGGTGAATTAATTCTGTATTTATACTCTACAATACTTCCTGCCTTGATATTAGGCATCGTAAACTTATACTCATTGCTGTATTTCGATAATTCCGTTTTAAAAATACCCTCTTTAGATAATTTAGTATCAACAATTTTACCATTTACTAAACTATATGTATAGGCTTTTAAGTTTCGAATTTCCTCATCGCTACCTCCACTTACACTCAATCTATTTGATTTAGTTGCGTAATCAAATCCCTCTTGATTGTAAATCTTAATACGCTCATGCACTTCGGTTATCAATGTAAACCCATTTTGCTCATCATACTCATAAAAAGATTTTCTATATTTATACAAATACGTTGCACTTGCAGAAGAGTCTAAAGGATTAAATTTTTCTTGTAGTTCTTCTTTAGATACTTTGCCAAAATGGTAATCTTGAGCAAATGCAGTTAATGAGAAACAAAGAGTTACTAATAGTGAGGTTAGTTTCATGCTATAATTTTACTTTTTAATTAATGCGACTTTAACGTTATCGAGTTTTGAGACTTCTTTATAAAAGGTTCTAAACGCAGCATAATCTTCTTTAGGGAATTCACCATCGTTTATAATAAAAGTTCTTTTATATTTTATTTTAGAATTATCTATAGCAGAAATTTCTGTGGTATAGCTACCAAAATTAGTTTCTAGCGACTGCCCTTTTGGTAATGATTCTATATTGTAATCTGGTGGTAAATTAATTTCTACCTCATCAACATCTTTAAACCCTCTGTTTATTTTTAACGGAAGTTTTCTACTTCTATACCTGTCCGGAATATGTGTGTTTCTATTTAAAACATTTAAATTAACCAGCATACGTTCACCTACTTTTTTGGTGTAATTAATAGCTTGAAAATTTATGCTTTCAATTAATTCTATGGTGTTTTTATCATTTTCAATACTCATGCTATTTATAGACATATTGTTTATGTATTTCCAACGCTTTTTGTAATACACATCTAAATCACGTTCTGGCTCAGTGTCTAACCAATATTTATTATCATATTGAATACCTTTTGAATTTACATCTACCACAGCCTTAATCGAACCATCGTTTGAAATATCACAAACTCCCTTTATGGTTTGTAAACTTTCCTCTGGAATATATTTTTTGGTATGTTGTATTTTTCCGCCTTCTGGAGTAATCACTAAAACATCTCTATCGTCTGTAAAATCACCAATAAAACCGAAAGGCAATTTCTGACTTGTACACTCTAACCAAATATTCTCATCGTTATTCGGGATATTCAGAATAACATGATTGCCCTGCATAGCTGCAAAATCTTTTTCTAAACTGCGTTGAGAATCTCCTGCAAAAACCACAGAATAATTAGATTCTATACCAACAGCATTAAGCAAAGCCATAGTGTAATTTGTTAAACCTTTACAATCTCCATACCCCAACCGATCTACTTCCGAAGCATTAAAAGGTTTCCAACCACCAATACCAACTTGCACGCTTATGTAACGCACTTTATCTTGAACGTATTGATATATTTTTTTCGCCTTTGCTATATTATCAGGTTCGTTTTTAACCAATTCCTGAATTTT
The window above is part of the Algibacter sp. L3A6 genome. Proteins encoded here:
- a CDS encoding DUF3857 domain-containing protein encodes the protein MKLTSLLVTLCFSLTAFAQDYHFGKVSKEELQEKFNPLDSSASATYLYKYRKSFYEYDEQNGFTLITEVHERIKIYNQEGFDYATKSNRLSVSGGSDEEIRNLKAYTYSLVNGKIVDTKLSKEGIFKTELSKYSNEYKFTMPNIKAGSIVEYKYRINSPFIYNVDEFVFQHDIPIKKIEARFEAPEYFSFKVNVRGYLGIVPKKTAQSDKITFTGRTEDRSFYSENLNFTKHITEYDIENVPALKDEPYVNNIDNYRSSVKYELSYTKYPDAPIKSYTTSWSDVVKTIYDNSNFGPELNKNGYFEDDIDALIATVSDPLQRAALIFNFVKNKVKWNGYYGYGTDDGVRKAYKEHVGNVAEINLMLTAMLQYAGLRAYPVLVSTREHGVPLFPTLEGYNYVVSYVKFIEGNMLLDATSKFSIPNVLPFRTLNWQGRVIAEAGGSTLIDLYPEEISENTVFFMASLSENGDLSGGYRSIRKSHKALSFRERFVDVDRDDFIERLENKYDGLEISDYDVKNELDLGKPVVESYKFVKESQVDVIGDKMYFSPMFFFKTTDNPFKLSEREFPVDFGYPSKTDSKIVVKIPEGYKIESLPESGALELPDHLGKFVYQINGAGNTIQLSVLYEINDAIITPEYYESLKAYFAQMIEKENEQIVLSRI
- a CDS encoding DUF3857 domain-containing transglutaminase family protein, with product MIIKRILNTLFLLVTLFSFSQQNLYTSFSIPDNLKQNANAVVRDDATTIILESSQSMLVTEKRIVTVLNKEGNDAVNAYLHYDKNVNIKTLEVLVYDNFGKVIKKIKEKDFRDVSAVDGGTLYSDSRVKYLEYTPIKYPYTIEFNSEYETNNTAFINSFFPVTEYFLSVENSSYTLSFPEELTIRKKEKNIESYKVNKAVTSTKIHYSIKNVSGIKPEDYSPYFSDIVPKVMFASKQFSLEGVNSEVENWDEFGTWMYHDLIKNTHDLSEGTIIKIQELVKNEPDNIAKAKKIYQYVQDKVRYISVQVGIGGWKPFNASEVDRLGYGDCKGLTNYTMALLNAVGIESNYSVVFAGDSQRSLEKDFAAMQGNHVILNIPNNDENIWLECTSQKLPFGFIGDFTDDRDVLVITPEGGKIQHTKKYIPEESLQTIKGVCDISNDGSIKAVVDVNSKGIQYDNKYWLDTEPERDLDVYYKKRWKYINNMSINSMSIENDKNTIELIESINFQAINYTKKVGERMLVNLNVLNRNTHIPDRYRSRKLPLKINRGFKDVDEVEINLPPDYNIESLPKGQSLETNFGSYTTEISAIDNSKIKYKRTFIINDGEFPKEDYAAFRTFYKEVSKLDNVKVALIKK